A single region of the Buchnera aphidicola (Pseudoregma panicola) genome encodes:
- the tsaB gene encoding tRNA (adenosine(37)-N6)-threonylcarbamoyltransferase complex dimerization subunit type 1 TsaB, translating to MKKNILSLDSSNKSCSVALLIKKKIDYIFNKCKNNYEEKIFPMIKKIINRNKININNIKIVAYSNGPGSFSGIRISSSIAKSFFLNKKIKLFAISSLKIIAENFWKKYKKRNLIVLIKNKKNNFFYGKYYRKKNGIWIGKNTEKIVTLKKLIKKIIKIKNINISGKFEKLEIKKALKEIKFKKKIFFFKIKFPNAKYIIYIVQKILKNKIIRNDSSSFPKYLT from the coding sequence ATGAAAAAAAATATTTTATCTTTAGATAGTTCTAACAAAAGTTGTTCTGTAGCATTGTTAATTAAAAAAAAAATAGATTATATATTTAACAAATGCAAAAATAATTATGAAGAAAAAATTTTTCCAATGATTAAAAAAATAATAAATAGAAATAAAATAAATATAAACAATATTAAAATAGTTGCTTATTCCAATGGGCCTGGAAGTTTTTCTGGAATTAGAATATCTTCTAGTATCGCAAAAAGTTTTTTTTTAAATAAAAAAATAAAATTATTTGCTATATCTTCATTAAAAATAATTGCAGAAAATTTCTGGAAAAAATATAAAAAAAGAAATTTAATAGTATTAATTAAAAACAAAAAAAATAATTTTTTTTATGGAAAATATTATAGAAAAAAAAATGGTATATGGATTGGTAAAAATACAGAAAAAATAGTTACTTTAAAAAAATTAATAAAAAAAATTATAAAAATAAAAAATATAAATATTTCTGGAAAATTTGAAAAATTAGAAATAAAAAAAGCTTTAAAAGAAATAAAATTTAAAAAAAAAATATTTTTTTTTAAAATAAAATTTCCAAATGCAAAATATATAATATATATAGTTCAAAAAATATTAAAAAACAAAATAATTAGAAATGATTCATCATCTTTTCCTAAATATTTAACATAG
- the flgG gene encoding flagellar basal-body rod protein FlgG, which produces MMPSMWISKTGLDVQQNNMNIISNNLANVNTIGFKKSVAIFEDLIYKATNNNINEKYDENNNSNNYFDAGAGARTREIQKNFSQGNLLKTDSNKDIAINGDGFFQIQMSDGTLAYTRNGSFLINNNRQLVNKNGLLLQPNITLPENFNNIYINKNGIVSVNINNKKEKIEIGQINIAMFRNNPGLESIGNNLYKETSMSGEPLETVPGTYDAGELEQGYLESSNVNIAEELINMIQTQRAYEINSKAINVSDKMLQKICEI; this is translated from the coding sequence ATGATGCCATCTATGTGGATATCAAAAACTGGATTAGATGTACAACAAAATAATATGAACATAATTTCTAATAATCTAGCAAATGTAAATACAATCGGATTTAAAAAATCAGTAGCTATATTTGAAGATTTGATATACAAAGCTACTAACAATAATATAAATGAAAAGTATGATGAAAATAATAATTCAAATAACTATTTTGATGCCGGAGCTGGAGCTAGAACTAGAGAAATACAAAAAAATTTCAGTCAAGGAAATTTGTTAAAAACAGATTCTAATAAAGACATTGCTATAAATGGAGATGGATTTTTTCAAATACAAATGTCAGACGGAACTTTAGCTTACACTAGAAATGGATCATTTTTAATAAACAATAATAGACAATTAGTAAATAAAAATGGATTGTTGTTGCAACCAAATATTACATTGCCTGAAAATTTTAACAACATTTACATTAATAAAAATGGAATAGTTAGTGTTAATATTAATAATAAAAAAGAAAAAATAGAAATAGGACAAATAAATATAGCTATGTTTAGAAACAATCCGGGACTAGAAAGTATAGGAAATAATTTATATAAAGAAACTTCTATGTCTGGAGAGCCATTAGAAACTGTTCCTGGAACATATGATGCTGGAGAATTAGAACAAGGATATTTAGAAAGTTCAAATGTAAATATAGCAGAAGAACTAATAAATATGATACAAACTCAAAGAGCATATGAAATAAATAGTAAAGCTATAAACGTATCAGATAAAATGTTACAAAAAATATGTGAAATATAA
- a CDS encoding flagellar basal body FlgE domain-containing protein translates to MLITNVTNNEKNKLNEKKIENKKQETNSLGNKTINFYDDSNEINKVMNDKDIKKNIVYVQRGKKLLGEIFDNFFNRKQATYYGLFRLIDKDGNVSVSAKRDFTMNSEFKIVNNDGKYLTGHLFDKVNDVNIPKNELKPEILDFSKKFLPIIRKTNQINIEANLNTEEEVKEEIKFNPLNPLTYTIKRSIPVYDNLGHHNDLDIYFLKNAVNSWRIISINKKNNERYDQNYIFYNRANNKIHIMGSGIIVKSDFNPSTKNKILFKCTDITTNKNKPTYFKKLKADGAPMKSLSHYDICPNGDVIGVFSDDTRGKLGFAEIIKFPEDVRKCLEEPSISNTNESLINFLKKVEFNENVKKTKN, encoded by the coding sequence ATGTTAATTACTAATGTAACAAACAATGAAAAAAATAAATTAAATGAAAAAAAAATAGAAAATAAAAAACAAGAAACAAATTCTTTAGGAAACAAAACAATAAATTTTTATGATGACAGTAATGAAATAAATAAAGTTATGAATGATAAAGATATAAAAAAAAATATTGTATATGTACAAAGGGGAAAAAAATTATTAGGTGAAATATTTGATAATTTTTTTAATAGGAAACAAGCTACATATTATGGTTTATTTAGACTTATAGATAAAGATGGAAATGTATCTGTTAGTGCTAAAAGAGATTTCACTATGAATAGTGAATTCAAAATAGTAAACAATGATGGAAAATATTTAACAGGTCATTTATTTGACAAAGTTAATGACGTTAATATACCTAAAAATGAATTAAAACCTGAAATATTAGATTTTTCTAAAAAATTTTTACCAATAATAAGAAAAACAAATCAAATAAATATAGAAGCTAATTTAAATACAGAAGAAGAAGTAAAAGAAGAAATAAAATTTAATCCATTAAATCCATTAACTTATACAATAAAACGAAGTATTCCGGTATATGATAATTTAGGACATCATAATGATTTAGATATATATTTTTTAAAAAATGCAGTAAATTCTTGGAGAATAATATCCATAAATAAAAAAAATAATGAAAGATACGACCAAAATTATATATTTTATAATAGAGCTAATAATAAAATACATATAATGGGATCTGGAATAATTGTAAAATCTGATTTTAATCCTAGTACAAAAAATAAAATATTATTTAAATGTACTGATATCACAACAAATAAAAATAAACCTACATATTTTAAAAAACTTAAAGCAGATGGAGCTCCTATGAAAAGTTTAAGTCATTATGATATATGTCCTAATGGAGATGTTATAGGAGTATTTTCAGATGACACAAGAGGAAAATTAGGATTTGCTGAAATAATAAAATTTCCAGAAGATGTAAGAAAATGTTTAGAAGAACCATCTATTAGCAATACTAATGAAAGTTTAATAAATTTTTTAAAAAAAGTAGAATTTAATGAAAATGTAAAAAAAACAAAAAATTAA
- the minC gene encoding septum site-determining protein MinC, which yields MNKYGLEFYGKNFTLLVLNLYKYDLKNFEIYFKKKIREFPNILKSTSIVINIMFYMKIPDWILTKKLILYFKFKIIGFSGCINCNLKNYIIGSGISYLNIGKSKFLPNIKIKNIKNEKDTIKNKNESITISHPVRSGQKIYSENSDLIIINNVSYGAEIISNGNIHVYGSLKGRAIAGSLGNLSSKIFCKFCYPELIAIYTNYWLYDQIPKKFIGNSSYFFLRDNNICIKKI from the coding sequence ATGAATAAATATGGTTTAGAATTTTATGGAAAGAATTTTACTTTATTAGTTTTGAATTTATATAAATATGATTTAAAGAATTTTGAAATATATTTTAAAAAAAAAATTAGAGAGTTTCCGAATATTTTAAAAAGTACTTCTATAGTAATAAATATTATGTTTTATATGAAAATACCAGATTGGATATTAACAAAAAAGTTAATATTATATTTTAAATTTAAAATAATAGGTTTTTCTGGTTGTATAAACTGTAATTTGAAAAATTATATAATTGGTTCAGGAATATCATATTTGAATATTGGAAAAAGTAAATTTTTACCTAATATTAAAATCAAAAATATTAAAAATGAAAAAGATACTATAAAAAATAAAAATGAATCAATTACAATAAGTCACCCTGTTAGATCAGGTCAAAAAATTTATTCTGAAAATTCTGATTTAATAATAATAAACAATGTTAGTTATGGAGCAGAAATAATTTCTAATGGTAATATTCATGTATATGGATCTTTAAAAGGGAGAGCAATAGCTGGATCTTTAGGTAATTTATCTTCTAAAATTTTTTGTAAATTTTGTTATCCAGAACTTATAGCTATTTATACTAATTATTGGTTATATGATCAAATTCCTAAAAAATTTATTGGTAATTCTTCTTATTTTTTTTTAAGAGACAATAACATATGTATAAAAAAAATATAA
- the murJ gene encoding murein biosynthesis integral membrane protein MurJ, with translation MAFLKSILSISLISFFSRFVGFIRDIYIARCFGVSMYTDAFFIAFKIPNFFRKILSEGAFSQVFLPILIKLKKKEDNKVVNKFISNIFGLIILILAVLIFLGVFFSSKIILLIAPGFLKNFDKYNITVLLLKIIFPYIFFICLVALSACVLNAWNHFLSSSFMPVFLNISMIIFSIFFSKYFSPSILSLGYSVLFGGFIQIILQIFNLYRINRLIIPSFNFKNKPICLFLKKMFPAMLGVSANQISLLCNTIISSLIISGSVSWIYYADRIIEFPAGILGTSLSTILLPYLSNFFYKNLKNKFFDLFDWGIKLSIIISVPSSLFVAFFSKYIIFTLFQYGNFSSFDTLMTQKTLIAYSFGLVSMVLTKVLVSAFYARQDASTPMKISIFSIISAQVMNIFLVSKLQHIGLALSFSIGSWVNLLFLFYYLNKKNIFLFKKNWYRFLYIITFSILLMILTMYFIKNIFIYVYLYSNIIIRFLYLFLFLLISFFSYFFSLFIFGFNFSKFYKVIKKIKYD, from the coding sequence ATGGCATTTTTAAAATCTATATTGTCAATAAGTTTAATTAGTTTTTTTTCTAGGTTTGTTGGTTTTATAAGAGATATTTATATTGCCAGATGTTTTGGTGTATCAATGTATACAGATGCTTTTTTTATAGCTTTTAAAATACCTAATTTTTTTAGAAAAATATTATCTGAAGGAGCTTTTTCGCAAGTTTTTTTGCCAATTTTAATAAAATTAAAAAAAAAAGAAGATAACAAAGTAGTTAATAAATTTATTTCTAATATATTTGGACTGATAATTTTAATATTAGCAGTATTAATTTTTTTAGGAGTGTTTTTTTCTTCTAAAATTATTTTATTGATAGCTCCTGGATTTTTAAAAAATTTTGATAAATATAATATAACAGTTTTATTACTAAAAATAATTTTTCCATATATTTTTTTTATTTGTTTAGTTGCTTTGTCTGCATGTGTATTAAATGCATGGAATCACTTTTTATCTTCTTCTTTTATGCCAGTTTTTTTAAACATAAGTATGATAATATTTTCTATTTTTTTTTCTAAATATTTTTCTCCAAGCATATTGTCTTTAGGATATAGTGTATTGTTTGGAGGATTTATACAAATAATTTTGCAGATTTTTAATTTATATAGAATTAATAGATTAATTATTCCATCTTTCAATTTTAAAAATAAACCAATATGTTTATTTTTAAAAAAAATGTTTCCAGCTATGTTAGGAGTATCAGCTAATCAAATTTCACTTTTGTGTAATACTATAATATCTTCATTAATAATATCTGGTTCAGTTTCTTGGATATATTATGCTGATAGAATAATAGAATTTCCAGCTGGAATACTTGGAACTTCCTTATCTACAATATTATTACCTTATTTATCTAATTTTTTTTATAAAAATCTTAAAAATAAATTTTTTGATTTATTTGATTGGGGAATTAAATTAAGTATAATAATTTCTGTTCCCAGTTCTTTATTTGTAGCTTTTTTTTCTAAATATATAATATTTACTTTATTTCAATATGGAAATTTTAGTTCCTTTGATACTTTAATGACTCAAAAAACTTTAATTGCTTATTCTTTTGGACTTGTTTCAATGGTATTAACTAAAGTATTAGTTTCAGCATTTTATGCCAGACAAGATGCTTCAACTCCTATGAAAATATCAATATTTAGTATAATTTCCGCGCAAGTTATGAATATATTTCTAGTTAGTAAGTTACAACATATAGGATTAGCTTTATCATTTAGTATAGGATCTTGGGTAAATTTATTATTTTTATTCTATTATTTGAATAAAAAAAATATATTTCTATTTAAAAAAAATTGGTATAGATTTTTATATATTATAACTTTTTCTATATTATTAATGATATTAACTATGTATTTTATAAAAAATATTTTTATTTATGTTTATTTATATTCTAATATAATAATTAGATTTTTATATTTATTTTTGTTTTTATTAATTTCTTTTTTTTCTTATTTTTTTTCTTTGTTCATTTTTGGATTTAATTTTTCTAAATTTTATAAAGTTATAAAAAAAATTAAATATGATTAA
- the minD gene encoding septum site-determining protein MinD, which produces MSRIVVVTSGKGGVGKTTTSASISVGLAKLGKKTVVIDFDIGLRNLDLVMGCERRVVYDFVNVLNNDISIDQALIKDKRIDNLYILPASQTRDKSVLTKDSVNKVFKKLSDMNFEFIICDSPAGIENGAIISIYFADDAIIVANPEISSVRDSDRMLGIISSTSKRSETGEKPILEHLILTRYDQKRVDCGQMLSLDDILDILKIPIIGIIPEDSSILNASNKGIPIILEKNSISGRSYKDTVKRFLGEKIPIKIYKKEKSFLKWLFWR; this is translated from the coding sequence ATGAGTAGAATAGTTGTAGTTACTTCAGGAAAAGGTGGAGTTGGAAAAACAACAACAAGTGCTTCTATATCTGTAGGTTTAGCAAAATTAGGTAAAAAAACTGTAGTAATAGATTTTGATATAGGTTTAAGAAATTTAGATTTAGTTATGGGATGTGAAAGAAGAGTAGTATATGATTTTGTTAATGTTTTAAATAATGATATATCTATAGATCAAGCTTTGATAAAAGATAAAAGAATAGATAATTTATATATATTACCTGCATCTCAAACTAGAGATAAAAGTGTGTTAACAAAAGATTCAGTTAACAAAGTTTTTAAAAAATTGTCTGATATGAATTTTGAATTTATAATTTGTGATTCCCCTGCTGGAATAGAAAATGGTGCTATTATATCTATATATTTTGCAGATGATGCTATAATAGTAGCCAATCCAGAAATTTCTTCAGTTAGAGATTCTGATAGAATGTTAGGAATAATTTCTTCTACTTCTAAAAGATCAGAAACAGGAGAAAAACCTATATTAGAACATTTAATATTAACTAGATATGATCAAAAAAGAGTAGATTGCGGTCAGATGTTAAGTTTAGATGATATATTAGACATTTTAAAAATACCTATAATAGGAATAATACCAGAAGATTCTTCTATATTAAATGCATCTAATAAAGGAATTCCAATAATTTTAGAAAAAAATTCTATTTCTGGAAGATCTTATAAAGATACTGTAAAAAGATTTTTAGGAGAAAAGATTCCAATAAAAATTTATAAAAAAGAAAAAAGTTTTTTAAAATGGTTGTTTTGGAGATAA
- the zwf gene encoding glucose-6-phosphate dehydrogenase, protein MKNNNYDFVIFGAKGDLSRRKLFPALYKLENKKMLYKKTKIIGVGRINWTKNDFSKFVKKSLKKFLIEKINKNTWNNLKNRLTFCNLDICDTKNFYKLKKKIKKNKIIINYFAIPSNLYSKICKGLYKFNLNLKNSRIVLEKPIGNSFSTSKKINKKIGKYFEESQIFRIDHYLGKDTIINLLYLRFTNSIFYNNWNNKSIDHVQITIAEKIGIEGRNEYFNKTGQTKDMFQNHILQILTIITMKEPKKINSKNIRKEKIKILKKLHFIKEKEIHKKTAIGQYSYGKINNIKLSSYNSEILEKKNSNTETFVSIRVDIKNKTWKGVPFYIRTGKRLPKKCSKIVIVFKNTTPKIFDKFSDFINNKLVIYLEPNERIYLKFLNKIPSLNKKCKLKSSKMYFKYSKTFKNKNIPDSYEKLLLECILGDQSLFVHVDEVKYSWKWIDNIINIWKKVSKKSELYLSGTWGPSLSKKIIERDGRKWI, encoded by the coding sequence ATGAAGAATAATAATTATGATTTTGTAATTTTTGGTGCTAAAGGTGATTTATCACGAAGAAAATTATTTCCAGCATTATATAAATTAGAAAATAAAAAAATGTTATATAAAAAAACTAAAATAATAGGAGTAGGGAGAATAAATTGGACAAAAAATGATTTTTCCAAATTTGTAAAAAAATCTTTAAAAAAATTTTTAATAGAAAAAATAAATAAAAATACATGGAACAATTTAAAAAATAGATTGACTTTTTGTAATTTAGATATATGTGATACAAAAAATTTTTATAAATTAAAAAAAAAAATAAAAAAAAACAAAATTATAATTAATTATTTTGCAATACCTTCTAATTTATATTCAAAAATATGTAAAGGACTATATAAATTTAATTTAAATTTAAAAAATTCAAGAATAGTTTTAGAAAAACCAATAGGAAATTCTTTTTCAACGTCTAAAAAAATAAACAAAAAAATAGGAAAATATTTTGAAGAATCCCAAATATTTAGAATAGATCACTATTTAGGAAAAGATACTATAATAAATTTATTGTATTTAAGATTTACTAATTCAATATTTTATAATAATTGGAATAACAAAAGTATTGATCATGTGCAAATAACTATAGCAGAAAAAATAGGAATAGAAGGTAGAAATGAATATTTTAATAAAACAGGTCAAACTAAAGACATGTTTCAAAATCATATTTTGCAAATATTAACTATAATAACTATGAAAGAACCAAAAAAAATAAATTCTAAAAACATAAGAAAAGAAAAAATAAAAATATTAAAAAAACTACATTTTATAAAAGAAAAAGAAATACATAAAAAAACTGCAATAGGACAATATTCTTATGGAAAAATTAATAACATAAAATTATCATCATATAATTCAGAAATTTTAGAAAAAAAAAATAGTAATACTGAAACATTTGTATCTATTAGGGTAGATATAAAAAATAAAACATGGAAAGGAGTTCCATTTTATATAAGAACTGGAAAAAGATTACCTAAAAAATGTTCTAAAATAGTGATAGTCTTTAAAAATACTACACCTAAAATTTTTGATAAATTTTCAGATTTCATTAATAATAAACTTGTTATATATTTAGAACCAAATGAAAGAATATATTTAAAATTTTTAAATAAAATTCCAAGTTTAAATAAAAAATGTAAATTAAAAAGTTCAAAAATGTATTTTAAGTATTCAAAAACATTTAAAAACAAAAATATTCCAGACTCTTATGAAAAACTTTTATTAGAATGCATATTAGGAGATCAATCTTTATTTGTTCATGTAGACGAAGTAAAATATTCTTGGAAATGGATAGATAATATAATTAATATTTGGAAAAAAGTTTCTAAAAAATCTGAATTATATTTATCAGGAACATGGGGTCCTTCTCTATCTAAAAAAATTATTGAAAGAGATGGAAGAAAATGGATATAA
- a CDS encoding TerC family protein, whose translation MEIILDPSNWAGLLTLIILEVTLGIDNLLFITIISNKLPPYQRDKARIIGLSIALCIRLILLFLVSWITTLNNTIIQIKSFKFSSKDIILFFGGIFLLFKAITELNERLDHTKSIKIENKIYNSFWFVILQIVLLDVIFSLDSVITSLGVVNKLSMMILSMIIAMIIMLYAAKIITKFINKHPTIVLLCISFLLMIGLSLIAESTGFFIPKGYLYAAVVFSTLIELFNQIAKRNFIKYQSSMPMRKRLAEIVIKLMSKKQKKEFIKREKFKKNNYISNSKRENEEFKDEERYMMHGVLTLALRSIRSIMTPRGEISWVNSEHKNSKIRSQLLKSPHSLFPVCKGELDKIIGIVRAKEMLIALEKKINILDFSSKTLPIIIPDTLDPINLLKILRKSKGNFVIVTNEFGVIQGLITPLDVLEAIAGEFPDADETPDVIEEKNSWLVKGNTDLHSLEQLLNVNKLVDKEKKCASLAGLLIANTGNIPNIGETIKINNLEFTILKSNRYKIKLVRIKKVNL comes from the coding sequence ATGGAGATAATTTTAGATCCGTCTAATTGGGCCGGTCTATTAACTTTAATTATTTTAGAAGTAACATTAGGAATAGATAATTTATTATTTATAACAATTATATCAAATAAATTACCTCCATATCAAAGAGATAAAGCTAGGATAATAGGTTTAAGTATTGCATTATGTATTAGATTAATATTATTATTTTTAGTATCTTGGATTACAACACTAAATAATACTATTATTCAAATAAAAAGTTTTAAATTTTCTAGTAAAGATATAATACTATTTTTTGGAGGTATATTTTTATTATTTAAAGCAATAACAGAATTGAATGAAAGATTAGACCATACAAAAAGTATAAAAATAGAAAATAAAATATATAATAGTTTTTGGTTCGTAATATTACAAATAGTTTTATTAGATGTAATTTTTTCTTTAGATTCAGTAATTACATCTTTAGGAGTAGTAAATAAATTATCTATGATGATATTATCTATGATAATTGCTATGATAATAATGTTATATGCTGCTAAAATTATTACAAAGTTCATAAATAAACATCCAACAATAGTATTGTTATGTATCAGTTTTTTGTTAATGATAGGTCTTAGTTTAATAGCAGAATCAACTGGGTTTTTTATACCAAAAGGATATTTATATGCAGCTGTAGTATTTTCTACATTAATAGAACTATTTAATCAAATAGCAAAAAGAAATTTTATAAAATATCAGTCTAGCATGCCTATGAGAAAAAGATTAGCTGAAATAGTTATAAAATTAATGTCAAAAAAACAAAAAAAAGAATTTATAAAAAGGGAAAAATTTAAAAAAAATAACTATATATCTAACTCTAAAAGAGAAAATGAAGAATTTAAGGATGAAGAAAGATATATGATGCATGGAGTTTTAACTTTAGCGCTTAGATCAATAAGAAGCATAATGACTCCAAGAGGAGAAATTTCTTGGGTAAATTCAGAACACAAAAATAGTAAAATTAGATCTCAATTATTAAAAAGTCCACATAGTTTGTTTCCAGTATGTAAAGGAGAATTAGATAAGATTATAGGAATAGTTAGAGCAAAAGAAATGTTAATAGCTCTAGAAAAAAAAATAAATATATTAGATTTTTCTTCTAAAACTTTACCAATAATAATACCAGATACTTTAGACCCAATAAATTTACTAAAAATATTAAGAAAATCAAAAGGTAATTTTGTAATAGTTACAAATGAATTTGGAGTTATACAAGGTTTAATAACACCATTAGATGTTTTAGAAGCCATAGCTGGAGAATTTCCGGATGCAGATGAAACGCCAGATGTAATAGAAGAAAAAAATAGTTGGTTAGTTAAAGGAAATACAGATTTACATTCTTTAGAACAATTATTAAATGTAAATAAATTAGTAGATAAAGAAAAAAAATGTGCTTCTTTAGCTGGTTTATTAATTGCAAATACAGGAAATATACCAAATATAGGAGAAACTATTAAAATAAATAATCTAGAATTTACTATTTTAAAGTCAAACAGATATAAAATAAAGTTAGTAAGAATAAAAAAAGTTAATTTATAA
- the cspE gene encoding transcription antiterminator/RNA stability regulator CspE has protein sequence MAKIKGQVKWFNESKGFGFITPEDGSKDVFVHFSSIQSEGFKTLSEGQNVEFEIQDGQKGPAAVNVSSI, from the coding sequence ATGGCAAAAATAAAAGGTCAAGTTAAGTGGTTCAACGAATCTAAAGGTTTTGGTTTCATTACACCGGAAGATGGAAGCAAAGATGTTTTTGTACATTTTTCTTCTATACAAAGTGAAGGATTTAAGACTTTATCAGAAGGGCAAAACGTAGAATTTGAGATTCAAGATGGTCAAAAAGGTCCAGCCGCTGTTAACGTATCTTCTATATAA
- a CDS encoding flagellar basal body rod C-terminal domain-containing protein — translation MKNEICSCINFANRILEKQEIINNNLSNLSTIGFKEKFSYFLKVYNKKNKNIKNEKINYYNNSIGQLNNTNQPLDLYLVNKNGWFLVKAKNSKIYLTRNGNIKINKKNALSINNNFLIGINNKPIYIPKNYFPKIKNNGEIIINYKKKFLNKEKVIGKIKFKEININKLKEAHNGLFEIKNKYYKKYLKNKNLEIKTGILEGSNVNSISNIIETTSNSRTFNTIMKIISTINENEKITNKILNINN, via the coding sequence ATGAAAAATGAAATTTGTTCTTGCATAAATTTTGCAAATAGAATATTAGAAAAACAAGAAATTATAAATAACAATTTATCAAATTTATCTACTATAGGTTTTAAAGAAAAATTTAGTTATTTTTTAAAAGTTTATAATAAAAAAAATAAAAATATAAAAAATGAAAAAATTAATTATTATAATAATTCCATTGGTCAATTAAATAATACTAATCAACCATTAGATTTATACTTAGTTAATAAAAATGGTTGGTTTTTAGTAAAAGCAAAAAATTCTAAAATATATTTAACTAGAAATGGAAATATTAAAATTAATAAAAAAAATGCTCTTAGCATAAATAACAATTTTTTAATAGGTATAAATAATAAACCAATATATATACCTAAAAATTATTTTCCAAAAATAAAAAATAATGGAGAAATTATTATAAATTATAAAAAAAAATTTTTAAATAAAGAAAAAGTAATAGGAAAAATAAAATTTAAAGAAATAAATATAAACAAATTAAAAGAAGCACATAATGGATTATTTGAAATTAAAAATAAATATTATAAAAAATATTTAAAAAATAAAAATTTAGAAATAAAAACTGGAATTTTAGAAGGTAGCAATGTAAATTCTATATCTAATATTATAGAAACTACATCAAATTCTAGAACATTTAATACTATAATGAAAATTATATCTACTATAAATGAAAATGAAAAAATAACAAATAAAATATTAAATATAAATAATTAA
- the minE gene encoding cell division topological specificity factor MinE translates to MSFLYFFYSNNKNTASIAKKRLNYIISKNQKNNFQISNLKNLKNDIIFTIKKYLKTDSKLYNVEINEKKNKNFYILELYINFLKKDK, encoded by the coding sequence ATGTCATTTTTATATTTTTTCTATTCTAATAATAAAAATACAGCTAGTATTGCAAAAAAAAGACTTAATTACATAATTTCAAAAAATCAAAAAAATAATTTTCAGATAAGTAATTTAAAAAATTTAAAAAATGATATTATTTTTACCATAAAAAAATATTTAAAAACAGATTCTAAACTATATAATGTAGAAATAAATGAAAAAAAAAATAAAAATTTCTATATATTAGAATTATATATAAATTTTTTAAAAAAAGATAAGTAA
- the flgC gene encoding flagellar basal body rod protein FlgC, whose amino-acid sequence MSLTNILDICSSAMNVEEKNIEIHTNNISNAESIENKNGKFNPYKAKIAIVETYKKNINSPEMLRIKKIINTKDPYKKIYNPNHPLADSKGYLKLSNVNYLNETVNYLNAAKRYQANLEIVQTIKYMILKTIDISK is encoded by the coding sequence ATGTCTTTAACTAATATATTAGATATATGTTCATCAGCTATGAATGTAGAAGAAAAAAATATTGAAATACATACTAACAATATTTCTAATGCTGAAAGCATAGAAAACAAAAATGGAAAATTTAATCCATATAAAGCAAAAATAGCAATAGTTGAAACTTATAAAAAAAATATAAATTCTCCAGAAATGTTGAGAATAAAAAAAATAATTAATACAAAAGATCCATATAAAAAAATTTATAATCCAAATCATCCTCTTGCTGATTCTAAAGGATATTTGAAATTATCTAATGTAAACTATTTAAATGAAACAGTTAATTATTTAAATGCTGCTAAAAGATATCAAGCAAATTTGGAAATAGTACAAACAATAAAATATATGATTTTAAAAACTATTGATATATCTAAATAA